One genomic segment of Nonomuraea coxensis DSM 45129 includes these proteins:
- a CDS encoding glycoside hydrolase family 6 protein, with the protein MRLQRGLRKWAVTVTAASVAALGLVVGQSTAANAAVACDVTYTANSWTSSPGQGGFTANITLKNTGDPITSWSLAFDYPTTGQKYTPSGWGANWSQSGTRVTGTNMPYNGSLATGASTSIGFNGTWTGTNPNPTSFSVNGVTCGGTGPTTPSVVLSASSVAVNEGSTATFTARLSSAPSSNVTVTTARTSGDTDLTVSSGASLTFTPSNWNTAQTVTLAAAQDADTTAGTASFSVGGSGVTGATLTATEVDDDATVEQSIIVTPTSVTVPEGSTGTFTARLAAQPSSGVTVTTTAGSGDTDLTVSSGASLSFTTSNWNTPQTVTLAAAQDSDTTNGSRTFTVAATGLTSRTVTATEADDDGGPTPVHVENPYAGATGYVNPNWSAKAAAEPGGSAVANTSTAVWMDRIAAIAGSSSVMGLRAHLDEAVRQDAANGSTPLTIQVVIYDLPNRDCSALASNGELRISQDGFNRYKTEYIDPIAAILRDSAYANLRIVTIIEPDSLPNLVTNLNNFADCREANGPGGYRDGVRYALDKLHAITNVYTYIDAAHHAWLGWDSNFGPAVNLFYETVAGTAAGVDSVDGFIVNTANYSATTEPHFTIDTMLGSTSVRQSKWVDWNWYVDEQSFALALRTALISKGFRSGLGMLIDTSRNGWGGTARPSGPSTSTNVDEFVNGSRVDRRIHAGNWCNQSGAGLGARPTAAPVAGLDAYVWIKPPGESDGASEDIPNDEGKRFDRMCDPTYTGNSLNGNNMSGAKAGAPLSGQWFSAQFRELLANAYPPVN; encoded by the coding sequence GTGAGACTCCAACGCGGCCTCCGCAAATGGGCCGTGACCGTGACCGCCGCGAGTGTCGCGGCCCTGGGGCTCGTCGTCGGGCAGAGCACGGCCGCGAACGCCGCGGTCGCCTGCGACGTGACCTACACTGCCAACTCGTGGACGAGCAGCCCTGGTCAGGGCGGTTTCACCGCGAACATCACGTTGAAGAACACCGGCGACCCGATCACGTCGTGGTCCCTGGCCTTCGACTACCCGACCACCGGGCAGAAGTACACGCCCAGCGGCTGGGGCGCCAACTGGAGCCAGAGCGGCACCCGCGTCACCGGCACCAACATGCCCTACAACGGCAGCCTCGCGACCGGAGCCTCCACCAGCATCGGCTTCAACGGCACCTGGACCGGCACCAACCCCAACCCCACGTCGTTCAGCGTCAACGGCGTGACCTGCGGCGGCACCGGCCCGACCACGCCCTCCGTGGTGCTGTCGGCCAGCTCGGTCGCCGTCAACGAGGGCTCGACCGCCACGTTCACCGCGCGCCTCTCCTCCGCGCCCAGCTCGAACGTCACCGTCACCACCGCCCGTACCAGCGGTGACACCGACCTGACCGTCAGCTCGGGCGCCTCGCTCACCTTCACCCCGAGCAACTGGAACACCGCGCAGACGGTCACCCTGGCCGCGGCCCAGGACGCCGACACCACCGCGGGCACCGCGAGCTTCAGCGTCGGCGGCAGCGGCGTCACAGGCGCCACGCTCACCGCGACCGAGGTGGACGACGACGCCACGGTCGAGCAGTCGATCATCGTGACGCCGACCTCGGTGACCGTGCCCGAGGGCTCGACCGGCACGTTCACCGCGCGCCTGGCCGCCCAGCCCTCCTCCGGCGTGACCGTCACCACGACGGCCGGCAGCGGCGACACCGACCTCACCGTCAGCTCGGGCGCCTCGCTCAGCTTCACCACGTCGAACTGGAACACCCCGCAGACGGTCACCCTGGCCGCCGCGCAGGACTCCGACACGACCAACGGCAGCCGCACGTTCACCGTCGCCGCCACCGGCCTGACCTCGCGTACGGTCACCGCCACCGAGGCCGACGACGACGGCGGCCCCACCCCCGTCCACGTGGAGAACCCGTACGCCGGCGCCACCGGCTACGTGAACCCCAACTGGAGCGCCAAGGCCGCGGCCGAGCCCGGCGGCTCGGCGGTCGCCAACACCTCCACCGCCGTGTGGATGGACCGCATCGCCGCCATCGCCGGCTCCAGCAGCGTCATGGGCCTGCGCGCCCACCTCGACGAGGCCGTCCGGCAGGACGCCGCCAACGGCTCCACGCCGCTGACCATCCAGGTCGTCATCTACGACCTGCCCAACCGCGACTGCTCGGCGCTGGCCTCCAACGGCGAGCTGCGCATCTCGCAGGACGGCTTCAACCGCTACAAGACGGAGTACATCGACCCGATCGCGGCCATCCTCCGCGACTCCGCCTACGCGAACCTGCGCATCGTCACCATCATCGAGCCCGACTCGCTGCCGAACCTCGTCACCAACCTCAACAACTTCGCGGACTGCCGCGAGGCCAACGGCCCCGGCGGCTACCGTGACGGCGTCCGGTACGCGCTCGACAAGCTCCACGCCATCACCAACGTCTACACCTACATCGACGCCGCCCACCACGCCTGGCTCGGCTGGGACTCGAACTTCGGGCCCGCCGTCAACCTCTTCTACGAGACCGTCGCCGGCACCGCCGCCGGCGTGGACAGCGTGGACGGCTTCATCGTCAACACCGCCAACTACTCGGCCACGACCGAGCCGCACTTCACCATCGACACCATGCTGGGCAGCACCTCGGTCCGCCAGTCCAAGTGGGTGGACTGGAACTGGTACGTGGACGAGCAGTCCTTCGCCCTCGCCCTGCGCACCGCCCTGATCTCCAAGGGCTTCCGCTCCGGGCTCGGCATGCTGATCGACACCTCGCGCAACGGCTGGGGCGGCACCGCCCGCCCGTCCGGGCCGAGCACCTCGACCAACGTGGACGAGTTCGTGAACGGCTCGCGCGTCGACCGCCGCATCCACGCCGGCAACTGGTGCAACCAGAGCGGCGCCGGCCTGGGCGCCCGCCCGACCGCCGCCCCCGTCGCCGGTCTCGACGCCTACGTCTGGATCAAGCCTCCGGGCGAGTCCGACGGCGCCAGCGAGGACATCCCGAACGACGAGGGCAAGAGGTTCGACCGGATGTGCGACCCGACGTACACCGGCAACAGCCTCAACGGCAACAACATGTCCGGCGCCAAGGCGGGCGCCCCGCTCTCCGGCCAGTGGTTCTCCGCGCAGTTCCGCGAGCTGCTGGCGAACGCCTACCCGCCGGTCAACTGA
- a CDS encoding DUF1992 domain-containing protein — translation MSDRKPIGMPFESWIDRQIREAEERGEFDDLPGAGKPLPGLDKPQDDMWWIKQKVESEGLAMPLPPTLALRRDAEEALREARGARTEAEVRRVLEAINERIREAIRTGLPGPPLNLMPYDVDEEISEWRRAQG, via the coding sequence GTGAGCGACCGCAAGCCGATCGGGATGCCCTTCGAGAGCTGGATCGACCGGCAGATCCGCGAGGCGGAGGAGCGCGGGGAGTTCGACGACCTGCCGGGCGCGGGCAAGCCGCTGCCGGGGCTGGACAAACCGCAGGACGACATGTGGTGGATCAAGCAGAAGGTGGAGAGCGAAGGGCTCGCCATGCCGCTGCCGCCCACGCTGGCGCTGCGCAGGGACGCGGAGGAGGCGCTGCGGGAGGCGCGCGGGGCGCGGACCGAGGCCGAGGTGCGGCGCGTCCTGGAGGCGATCAACGAGCGGATCCGGGAGGCGATCAGGACGGGGTTGCCGGGGCCGCCGCTCAACCTCATGCCTTACGACGTGGACGAGGAGATCTCGGAGTGGCGGCGGGCCCAGGGCTGA
- the folP gene encoding dihydropteroate synthase, whose product MSREQTSPAIIAPVRRIGRREFDFARQVAVMAIVNRTPNSFHDQGRTYALDSAVAAARRAVDEGADWVDIGGFAFSAAQAGIGAAEEIDRVAPVIAEVRAVTDAVISVDTHRPEVARAAIEAGADVINDTNGLREPGLAEVAAATGAGVVVTHSLGGPGRRVFRPSYDDVVAEVAGFLRERVAYALEAGIAPDKIIIDPGHDLNKNTFHSLELTRRLEEITAIGYPTLVALSNKDFIGETLDRPQGQRAEGTIAANVVAVLKGARILRVHDVPATVASVRMTEAVLGWRAPLAPSHNLA is encoded by the coding sequence GTGAGCCGCGAGCAGACTTCCCCCGCGATCATCGCCCCGGTCCGGCGCATCGGCCGGCGGGAGTTCGACTTCGCGCGCCAGGTCGCCGTGATGGCGATCGTCAACCGCACCCCCAACTCCTTCCACGACCAGGGCCGCACCTACGCCCTGGACAGCGCCGTCGCGGCGGCCAGGCGGGCGGTCGACGAGGGCGCCGACTGGGTCGACATCGGCGGCTTCGCCTTCAGCGCCGCGCAGGCCGGCATCGGCGCCGCGGAGGAGATCGACCGGGTGGCCCCCGTCATCGCCGAGGTCCGGGCCGTCACCGACGCGGTCATCTCGGTCGACACCCACCGCCCCGAGGTCGCGCGGGCGGCCATCGAGGCGGGCGCCGACGTCATCAACGACACCAACGGGCTGCGCGAGCCGGGCCTCGCCGAGGTGGCCGCCGCCACCGGGGCCGGCGTCGTGGTCACCCACAGCCTGGGCGGCCCCGGCCGGCGCGTCTTCCGGCCCAGCTACGACGACGTCGTGGCGGAGGTCGCGGGCTTCCTGCGGGAGCGGGTGGCGTACGCGCTGGAGGCCGGCATCGCCCCCGACAAGATCATCATCGACCCCGGCCACGACCTCAACAAGAACACCTTCCACTCGCTGGAGCTGACCCGCCGCCTGGAGGAGATCACCGCGATCGGCTACCCGACGCTGGTCGCGCTGTCCAACAAGGACTTCATCGGCGAGACGCTCGACCGGCCGCAGGGACAGCGGGCCGAGGGCACCATCGCCGCCAACGTCGTCGCCGTCCTCAAGGGGGCGCGGATCCTGCGGGTGCACGACGTGCCCGCGACCGTCGCCTCCGTACGCATGACCGAAGCCGTCCTCGGCTGGCGTGCCCCCCTCGCGCCCAGCCACAACCTGGCGTGA
- a CDS encoding ATP-binding protein, whose protein sequence is MRTLLTQPFTLKDVTRLRRKVAEEAERCGLSGPRLDDFVLAVHESVVNAVEHAGGHGHIKLWTVDGVLRCETTDRGEGIPEGYVAGDHRPSDMSYDGRGIYLIRRLCDMVDFRTGPFGTTVRITMRLPKVPGHGARGHMRRIRVAGDSRPPGRFTA, encoded by the coding sequence ATGCGCACCCTTCTGACCCAGCCCTTCACGCTCAAGGACGTGACCAGGCTCCGCCGTAAGGTGGCCGAGGAGGCCGAGCGGTGCGGGCTGAGCGGGCCGCGCCTGGACGACTTCGTCCTCGCCGTGCACGAGAGCGTGGTCAACGCCGTCGAGCACGCGGGCGGGCACGGGCACATCAAGCTGTGGACCGTGGACGGCGTGCTCCGCTGCGAGACCACCGACCGGGGGGAGGGCATCCCCGAGGGGTACGTGGCCGGCGATCACCGGCCCTCCGACATGAGCTACGACGGGCGCGGGATCTACCTCATCCGCCGCCTGTGCGACATGGTGGACTTCAGGACCGGGCCGTTCGGCACGACGGTCCGCATCACCATGCGGCTGCCGAAGGTCCCGGGGCACGGCGCGCGCGGGCACATGCGACGCATCAGGGTCGCCGGTGACAGCCGCCCGCCGGGCCGCTTCACCGCCTGA
- a CDS encoding NAD-dependent epimerase/dehydratase family protein, which produces MRVVVVGATGNVGTSLVRALSVDERVTSIVGVARRLPGWRVDRTEWRQADVASADLARIFDGADAVVHLAWLFQPTRDPATTWRANVLGSMRVFRAAAEAGVQALVHASSVGAYSPGPKDRRVDESWPTHGWPGAAYGREKAYVERVLDVFEHDHPGIRVVRMRPGFIFQRAAASEQRRLFAGPLVPRRLIGAGHVPFVPDIPGLRLQVLHAEDAAEAYRLAVVREVRGAFNIAAEPVLTPGDLAELLGTRTVPVPRGLAKAAVAVAWRLRLVPASPGLLDLAMRLPVMSTDRAREVLGWRPRHSSLDAMRELFEGLHDGAGMDTAPLAPDGGPAGRMKEFASGMGARP; this is translated from the coding sequence ATGAGAGTCGTCGTGGTGGGAGCAACCGGGAACGTCGGCACCAGCCTGGTGCGCGCGCTGAGCGTCGACGAGCGGGTGACCTCGATCGTCGGGGTCGCGCGGCGGCTTCCCGGCTGGCGCGTCGACCGCACCGAATGGCGGCAGGCCGACGTGGCCTCCGCCGACCTGGCCCGGATCTTCGACGGGGCGGACGCCGTGGTCCACCTGGCGTGGCTGTTCCAGCCGACCAGGGACCCGGCGACGACCTGGCGGGCCAACGTGCTCGGCAGCATGCGGGTCTTCCGCGCCGCCGCCGAGGCCGGGGTGCAGGCGCTGGTGCACGCCTCGTCCGTGGGCGCGTACTCGCCGGGGCCCAAGGACCGGCGGGTGGACGAGAGCTGGCCCACCCACGGGTGGCCCGGCGCCGCCTACGGGCGGGAGAAGGCGTACGTCGAGCGGGTGCTCGACGTCTTCGAGCACGACCACCCCGGCATCCGCGTGGTGCGGATGCGGCCCGGCTTCATCTTCCAGCGGGCGGCGGCGTCCGAGCAGCGCAGGCTGTTCGCCGGACCGCTGGTGCCGCGGCGGCTGATCGGCGCGGGGCACGTCCCGTTCGTGCCGGACATCCCCGGGCTGCGCCTCCAGGTGCTGCACGCCGAGGACGCGGCCGAGGCCTACCGCCTCGCGGTCGTGCGCGAGGTCAGGGGGGCGTTCAACATCGCCGCCGAACCCGTGCTCACGCCCGGCGACCTCGCCGAGCTGCTCGGCACCCGTACCGTGCCGGTGCCGCGGGGGCTCGCCAAGGCGGCCGTCGCGGTGGCCTGGCGGCTCAGGCTGGTGCCCGCCTCGCCGGGGCTGCTCGACCTGGCCATGCGGCTGCCGGTCATGAGCACCGACCGCGCCCGCGAGGTGCTGGGCTGGCGGCCGCGGCACTCGTCGCTGGACGCCATGCGCGAGCTGTTCGAAGGACTGCACGACGGCGCCGGCATGGACACCGCGCCGCTCGCCCCCGACGGCGGCCCGGCCGGCCGTATGAAGGAGTTCGCCTCCGGCATGGGCGCCCGCCCGTGA
- a CDS encoding zinc-dependent alcohol dehydrogenase: MRAVTWHGKRDVRVEDVPDPVIKEPNDAVIRVTSTGICGSDLHLYEVLGPFMAEGDILGHEAMGVVEEVGPDVTHVKPGDRVVIPFTISCGHCHMCGMELYAQCETTQVREQGTGAALFGYTRLYGQVPGGQAEYLRVPEAQFGPIRVPEGPPDERFVYLSDVLPTAWQAVAFAEIPDGGSVTVLGLGPIGQMCARIARHLGHRVIGVDGVMARLELAARHGIEVVDASETPAVADEIRDRTAGRGTDSVIDAVGMEAHGSPAAKIAQTLTGLLPDALAAPLMAHAGVDRLAAFHQAVESVRRGGVISVIGVYGGMTDPLPMLRMFDKGVTVRMGQAHVRRWISPLMPLVTDDADPLGVMDFTTHRMPLEEAAKAYEMFQKKADGAIKVLLRP; encoded by the coding sequence ATGAGAGCAGTCACCTGGCACGGCAAGCGCGACGTGCGCGTCGAGGACGTCCCCGACCCGGTCATCAAGGAGCCCAACGACGCGGTCATCAGGGTGACCAGCACCGGCATCTGCGGCTCCGACCTCCACCTGTACGAGGTGCTCGGCCCGTTCATGGCCGAGGGCGACATCCTCGGCCACGAGGCCATGGGCGTCGTCGAGGAGGTCGGCCCGGACGTCACCCACGTCAAACCCGGCGACCGCGTCGTCATCCCCTTCACCATCTCCTGCGGCCACTGCCACATGTGCGGCATGGAGCTGTACGCCCAGTGCGAGACCACCCAGGTGCGCGAACAGGGCACCGGCGCCGCCCTGTTCGGCTACACCCGCCTCTACGGCCAGGTCCCCGGCGGCCAGGCCGAGTACCTGCGCGTGCCCGAGGCCCAGTTCGGCCCCATCCGGGTGCCGGAGGGCCCGCCCGACGAGCGGTTCGTCTACCTGTCCGACGTGCTGCCCACGGCGTGGCAGGCGGTCGCGTTCGCGGAGATCCCCGACGGCGGCAGCGTGACCGTGCTCGGGCTCGGCCCCATCGGCCAGATGTGCGCCCGCATCGCCCGGCACCTCGGCCACCGCGTGATCGGCGTCGACGGCGTCATGGCCCGGCTGGAGCTGGCCGCCCGCCACGGGATCGAGGTCGTCGACGCGAGCGAGACGCCCGCCGTGGCCGACGAGATCCGCGACCGCACGGCCGGTCGCGGCACCGACTCGGTGATCGACGCCGTCGGCATGGAGGCCCACGGCTCGCCCGCCGCCAAGATCGCGCAGACCCTCACCGGCCTGCTGCCCGACGCGCTCGCGGCCCCGCTCATGGCCCACGCGGGCGTGGACCGCCTGGCCGCGTTCCACCAGGCCGTGGAGAGCGTGCGCCGGGGCGGCGTGATCTCCGTCATCGGCGTGTACGGCGGCATGACCGACCCGCTGCCCATGCTCCGCATGTTCGACAAGGGCGTCACCGTGCGCATGGGGCAGGCGCACGTGCGGCGCTGGATCAGCCCGCTGATGCCGCTGGTGACCGACGACGCCGACCCGCTCGGCGTCATGGACTTCACCACCCACCGGATGCCGCTGGAAGAAGCGGCAAAGGCGTACGAAATGTTCCAGAAGAAGGCCGACGGAGCCATCAAGGTGCTCCTGCGGCCCTGA
- a CDS encoding polyprenyl synthetase family protein — MPLGFSEPSLGSRIDRSLSAFLETWRTPLSDPDVAVAYDVLHAFVLGGGKRIRPQLCYWGWRGAGGDDCDEIITAAAALELCHAGLLIHDDIMDGSELRRGRATVHKSLERLHPGPGAQVFGQAGGILLGTLSLAWSDAMLSSCGIQPARLRAAHRLFDAMRTEVISGQYLDMLAQLRAGASVDQALTVIRYKTAKYTVERPLQIGGALAGADAGLLESYSRFGVPLGEAFQLRDDLLGTFGSAAETGKSALDDLREGKHTVLIAHALRRASAAQREHLRRWHGDPELSEERATELRQILRDTGAVAEVEDMIAGRVREAVAALAEAEIKPDASAALTVLADRLAHRTR; from the coding sequence ATGCCATTGGGCTTCTCTGAGCCTTCACTCGGCTCGCGCATCGACCGATCTCTGAGCGCGTTCCTGGAGACCTGGCGGACGCCGCTGTCCGACCCGGACGTCGCGGTCGCCTACGACGTGCTGCACGCGTTCGTGCTGGGCGGCGGCAAGCGCATCAGGCCGCAACTGTGCTACTGGGGGTGGCGCGGCGCGGGCGGCGACGACTGCGACGAGATCATCACGGCCGCCGCCGCGCTGGAGCTGTGCCACGCGGGCCTGCTCATCCACGACGACATCATGGACGGCAGCGAGCTGCGCCGGGGCCGCGCCACCGTGCACAAGAGCCTGGAGCGGCTGCACCCGGGGCCGGGCGCGCAGGTCTTCGGCCAGGCGGGCGGCATCCTGCTCGGCACGCTGAGCCTCGCCTGGTCCGACGCCATGCTGTCGTCCTGCGGGATCCAGCCGGCCCGGCTGCGCGCCGCGCACCGCCTCTTCGACGCCATGCGCACCGAGGTGATCAGCGGCCAGTACCTCGACATGCTCGCGCAACTGCGGGCCGGGGCGAGCGTGGACCAGGCGCTCACGGTCATCCGCTACAAGACGGCCAAATACACCGTGGAGCGGCCGCTGCAGATCGGCGGCGCGCTCGCCGGGGCCGACGCGGGGCTGCTGGAGTCCTACTCACGGTTCGGAGTGCCGCTGGGCGAGGCGTTCCAGCTCCGCGACGACCTGCTCGGCACCTTCGGCTCGGCCGCGGAGACCGGCAAGTCGGCGCTCGACGACCTGCGCGAGGGCAAGCACACCGTGCTCATCGCGCACGCCCTGCGCCGCGCCTCGGCCGCCCAGCGCGAGCACCTGCGGCGCTGGCACGGCGATCCCGAGCTGAGCGAGGAGCGCGCCACCGAGCTGCGCCAGATCCTGCGCGACACCGGAGCGGTCGCGGAGGTCGAGGACATGATCGCCGGCCGGGTGCGGGAGGCGGTCGCGGCGCTGGCCGAGGCCGAGATCAAGCCGGACGCGTCCGCCGCGCTCACCGTGCTCGCCGACCGGCTCGCACATCGCACCAGGTAG
- a CDS encoding 4-hydroxy-3-methylbut-2-enyl diphosphate reductase, with translation MGRVLLAAPRGYCAGVDRAIVTVEQALERFGPPVYVRKQIVHNTFVVDDLTRRGAVFVDELDEVPDGALVIFSAHGVAPAVKAEAERRGLRTIDATCPLVTKVHKEAVRLAADGHEIVLIGHAEHEEVEGTLGEAPGHIHVVDPARPEEAGVTGDGPVSWLSQTTLSVDETMRAVTALRERFPQLADPPSDDICYASQNRQEAVTRIAPECGLVLVVGSANSSNSQRLVEVALEAGARAAHLVDQAGEADERWLRGVRTVGVTSGASVPERLVHGLLDWLAARGFADVTQVTLTEETLTFSLPPELRPTRNPG, from the coding sequence ATGGGACGCGTACTTCTCGCGGCCCCGCGTGGCTACTGCGCGGGCGTCGATCGCGCGATCGTGACGGTGGAGCAGGCGCTGGAGCGCTTCGGCCCGCCCGTCTATGTCCGCAAACAGATCGTCCACAACACCTTCGTGGTCGACGACCTGACCAGGCGCGGCGCGGTCTTCGTCGACGAGCTCGACGAGGTGCCCGACGGCGCGCTGGTGATCTTCAGCGCCCACGGGGTGGCGCCGGCGGTGAAGGCCGAGGCGGAGCGGCGCGGGCTGCGCACGATCGACGCCACCTGCCCGCTGGTCACCAAGGTCCACAAGGAGGCCGTCAGGCTCGCCGCCGACGGCCACGAGATCGTGCTCATCGGCCACGCCGAGCACGAGGAGGTCGAGGGCACCCTCGGCGAGGCCCCCGGCCACATCCACGTCGTCGACCCGGCCCGCCCCGAGGAGGCAGGCGTCACCGGCGACGGCCCGGTGAGCTGGCTGTCGCAGACCACCCTGTCGGTGGACGAGACCATGCGCGCGGTCACCGCGCTGCGCGAACGCTTCCCGCAGCTCGCCGACCCGCCCAGCGACGACATCTGCTACGCCAGCCAGAACCGCCAGGAGGCGGTGACCAGGATCGCGCCCGAGTGCGGCCTGGTCCTCGTCGTCGGCTCGGCCAACTCCTCCAACTCCCAGCGCCTGGTGGAGGTCGCCCTGGAGGCGGGGGCGCGCGCGGCCCACCTGGTCGACCAGGCCGGCGAGGCCGACGAACGCTGGCTGCGCGGCGTACGCACCGTCGGCGTCACCTCCGGCGCCTCGGTGCCGGAGCGGCTGGTCCACGGCCTGCTCGACTGGCTCGCGGCCCGCGGCTTCGCCGACGTCACTCAGGTGACCCTCACCGAGGAGACCCTGACCTTCTCTCTTCCCCCCGAACTACGACCGACCCGCAACCCCGGCTAG
- a CDS encoding family 2B encapsulin nanocompartment shell protein: MTETTQSAAPENGNGQLSLSTEAARQLSTTTKTPPQMQEITSRWLLRLLPWVQCSGGVFRVNRRLTYTLGDGRITFSTTGSEVRVIPAELTELPVLRGFDDMEVLEALAGRFTQREVEAGEQIVTEGEDGDRLVLIAHGRVGKVARGAYGDEQDLGVLADGDHFGEQALTDGAAFAFSARAKTATTVLTLSRQDFEQIAEQSPALRAHLESRLSSGAHAQNDYGEAAIEMSSGHTGEATLPGTFVDYELSPREYELSVAQTILRVHSRVSDLYNQPMSQLDQQLRLTIEALRERQEHELINNREFGLLHNADFSQRIRTRSGPPTPDDLDDLLATVWKEPAFFLAHPQAIAAFGRECSKRGVYPQASEVNGHRVPAWRGVPIFPCNKIPVSSSRTTSFLLMRTGQENQGVVGLHQTGIPDEYQPSLSVRFMNINEKAVVSYLVSAYYSCAVLVPDALGVLEDVELGRND, translated from the coding sequence ATGACAGAAACCACCCAGTCCGCCGCCCCCGAGAACGGCAACGGCCAGCTCAGCCTGAGCACCGAGGCCGCCAGGCAGCTCTCGACCACCACCAAGACGCCGCCGCAGATGCAGGAGATCACCTCGCGGTGGCTGCTGCGGCTGCTGCCGTGGGTGCAGTGCTCGGGCGGCGTTTTCCGGGTGAACCGGCGGCTGACCTACACCCTCGGGGACGGCCGCATCACCTTCAGCACCACGGGATCCGAGGTGCGCGTCATCCCGGCGGAGCTGACCGAGCTGCCCGTGCTGCGCGGTTTCGACGACATGGAGGTGCTGGAGGCGCTGGCCGGCCGCTTCACCCAGCGGGAGGTGGAGGCCGGCGAGCAGATCGTCACCGAGGGCGAGGACGGCGACCGGCTCGTCCTCATCGCGCACGGCCGGGTGGGCAAGGTGGCCCGCGGCGCCTACGGCGACGAGCAGGACCTCGGCGTCCTGGCCGACGGCGACCACTTCGGCGAGCAGGCGCTCACCGACGGGGCCGCGTTCGCGTTCAGCGCGCGGGCCAAGACCGCCACCACGGTGCTGACGCTGTCGCGGCAGGACTTCGAGCAGATCGCCGAGCAGTCGCCCGCGCTGCGCGCCCACCTGGAGAGCCGGCTCAGCAGCGGCGCCCACGCCCAGAACGACTACGGCGAGGCCGCCATCGAGATGTCCTCGGGCCACACCGGCGAGGCCACGCTGCCCGGCACGTTCGTCGACTACGAGCTGAGCCCCCGCGAGTACGAACTCAGCGTCGCCCAGACCATCCTGCGCGTCCACAGCCGCGTCTCCGACCTGTACAACCAGCCGATGAGCCAGCTCGACCAGCAGCTCCGCCTCACGATCGAGGCGCTGCGCGAGCGCCAGGAGCACGAGCTGATCAACAACAGGGAGTTCGGCCTGCTCCACAACGCCGACTTCAGCCAGCGCATCCGCACCCGCTCGGGGCCGCCCACCCCCGACGACCTCGACGACCTGCTCGCCACCGTGTGGAAGGAGCCGGCGTTCTTCCTGGCCCATCCGCAGGCCATCGCCGCCTTCGGCAGGGAGTGCAGCAAGCGCGGCGTCTACCCGCAGGCGAGCGAGGTCAACGGGCACCGGGTGCCGGCCTGGCGAGGTGTGCCGATCTTCCCCTGCAACAAGATCCCGGTCTCGTCCAGCCGTACGACGTCGTTCCTGCTCATGCGGACGGGCCAGGAGAACCAGGGCGTGGTGGGCCTGCACCAGACCGGCATTCCTGACGAGTACCAGCCGAGCCTGTCGGTGCGCTTCATGAACATCAACGAGAAGGCGGTGGTGTCCTACCTGGTCAGCGCCTACTACTCGTGCGCCGTGCTGGTGCCCGACGCGCTGGGCGTCCTGGAGGACGTCGAGCTCGGCAGGAACGACTAG